TAAGAGGAGCATCCTTTAGTTCTTCTTGACATGATGGATTCTTGCAATCTAATATTCTCAGTGGATTCTTTTCATATCTAGAGTTACAAGTATTGCAAAGTTTATCTAATTTTGGAGCAATATATTCCTTTAATATATGATTATATTCTGCCCTACATTTTGGACAACCTACACTATTAATATTTAATTCTATATTGTTTAGTCCTAATCTCTCAAATACTGTATATGCTATACTCATTACTTCTACATCTACCGAGGGACTATCACTGCCAAAAACTTCAACTCCAAATTGATGAAATGCCCTTAATCTTCCAGCCTGAGGTCTCTCATATCTAAAACAAGGAGTATTGTAAAAAACCTTGGTTGGTTGAACTCCACCGTATAATTTATTTTCTACAAAAGACCTTACTATGGAAGAAGTACCTTCAGGCTTTAATGTTATACTCCTGCCCCCTTTATCTTTAAATGTATACATTTCTTTTTGTACAACATCTGTCGTTTCTCCTACACCCCTTTCAAAAAGGTTTGTATGTTCAAATACAGGTGTTCTAATCTCTTTATATCCAAAATTTTCACATACTTCCTTATATATGCTTTCTATATAATGCCATTTATATGATTCTTCAGGTATTACGTCCTTTGTACCCTTTGCCCCTTTAGTTAACATATTCTACCTCCTCCTTATATAAAACAAAAAACTCCCATCCTCGTCAATAGCATATATCGACAGGGACGAGAGTATATCCCGCGGTACCACCCTTATTTGGAAAAATCCCACTTTTACTATATGTAACGGTATAGCCCCGTATGACTTTACTATATATTCAAGTCATATGCTCAAAGACGTCTTCATTAAGCCACTACATCGGATCCCACCATTACCGACTCTCTATTGTTAGCGGTTATTAATTACTATTTCTTATCATCGCAGATATCGCCAATATTGTCTAATATTATAATTCAATGATTTAACTGTGTCAATATTTCTGTAACGCATTTTTCTTTCTATCTATCATTTCCTCTATTCTAGATATATATTCAATTATATCCTTTACATTGGGAACTCTATGCAACCTATCTTTATTTCCATCATATACCTTCGATACAGCTCCAGCACCTAATGCCATTATTGTCTGTCGTTCTTCCATTATCGCCATATTATAAATACATTCTTTACCTTTCTGGGTATATCCTATATTCTCTAAATTTCCCAATATATTCTTCTGTCTATATAAATAGTAAGGATATAAACCCATCAACTTAGTATATTTTTTACTTATTTGTAGCATCATACTTGTTTGATTTTCGCTATCAAAAGCATACTCCTTCTCTTTACCTTTTAATTTTGATGCCCTTTTAATTGCTAAGGTATGAACAGTAAGATTTTCTGGTCGCAACTTTTCTATACATTTAAGTGTATATTCTACTTCCTTTAATCCCTCTCCAGGTAGTCCCAATATCATGTCCATATTTATAAAATCAAATCCCACTTTTCTAGCCATTTCAAAGGATTTAATTATGTCTTCACTATTATGTCTTCTTCCTATAATCTTTAATGTTTCATCACACATAGTTTGAGGATTTATACTAATTCTTCCCACATTTTTCTCTTTTAAGCTCAAAAGCATGTCCTCAGATATAGTATCTGGTCTTCCCGCCTCTACTGTAAATTCTCTTATACTATCACCATCAAATGAATCATATATAGCATCTATTATATTTATAAGTTTTTCCTTAGGTATGGATGTAGGTGTACCTCCACCAATATAAACTGTCTGTATATCATAATCTTTAAGTACTTTTCCCATTGATTTTATTTCATAAATAATACTATCTATATATTTATTTACTAAATGCCCCCTCTTTCTTATATCATTAGAGGGAAATGAACAATATACACATCTTCCAGGACAAAATGGTATACTCAAATACAAACTAAATTTTTTATTGTTTAAGGGATATAAAAATCTTCTTTCCCTTTTTGCTATATCCAATATGAGATATGCCTTGTCCTTTGATATCATATACTCATCTGTCAATGTTTCATATATATATCTTTCATCTATAGATAGATCCATTAATTTATGTACTATCTTCACAGGCCGAATCCCTGTTAAAATTCCCCATGGAG
This DNA window, taken from Clostridiisalibacter paucivorans DSM 22131, encodes the following:
- the hisS gene encoding histidine--tRNA ligase, with the translated sequence MLTKGAKGTKDVIPEESYKWHYIESIYKEVCENFGYKEIRTPVFEHTNLFERGVGETTDVVQKEMYTFKDKGGRSITLKPEGTSSIVRSFVENKLYGGVQPTKVFYNTPCFRYERPQAGRLRAFHQFGVEVFGSDSPSVDVEVMSIAYTVFERLGLNNIELNINSVGCPKCRAEYNHILKEYIAPKLDKLCNTCNSRYEKNPLRILDCKNPSCQEELKDAPLMIDHLCDDCREHFDKVKEYLDAIEIDYIINPKIVRGLDYYTKTAFEFISKDIGAQGTVCGGGRYNGLVKEIGGPETAGIGFGMGVERLLLTLESLNIPFPEPRGIDIFIVTIGERADIESFSILYKLRKLGISADKDHLNRSIRAQFKYANKIDANFTIVIGDDELDRDVITLKNMKTGDQREIKLSSLTKELKQELGR
- the hemZ gene encoding coproporphyrinogen dehydrogenase HemZ gives rise to the protein MIYLFLDGHELAHELRELIKVFYKNKKIEIVDERALVYDQGLYIESKLLNNNGTYSVYTKIYENNTIIAKDFIDDVDNITIHEDDFNKIIRVAIKKSLYKTMCKINNKKAPWGILTGIRPVKIVHKLMDLSIDERYIYETLTDEYMISKDKAYLILDIAKRERRFLYPLNNKKFSLYLSIPFCPGRCVYCSFPSNDIRKRGHLVNKYIDSIIYEIKSMGKVLKDYDIQTVYIGGGTPTSIPKEKLINIIDAIYDSFDGDSIREFTVEAGRPDTISEDMLLSLKEKNVGRISINPQTMCDETLKIIGRRHNSEDIIKSFEMARKVGFDFINMDMILGLPGEGLKEVEYTLKCIEKLRPENLTVHTLAIKRASKLKGKEKEYAFDSENQTSMMLQISKKYTKLMGLYPYYLYRQKNILGNLENIGYTQKGKECIYNMAIMEERQTIMALGAGAVSKVYDGNKDRLHRVPNVKDIIEYISRIEEMIDRKKNALQKY